The genomic segment CTGCGAGATGTTGTAATGGATATTGCCGTCACCCAGATGGCCGAAGGCGCAGATGCGCGCGCCGGGAATGGCTTGGAGAACGCCAGCCTCGGCCTCTGCCATAAATTCCGGGATTTTGGAAACCGGCACGGACACATCATGCTTGATGGAGCCGCCCTCAGGCTTTTGGGCATCCGACATGCTTTCGCGCATGTGCCACAGCGCCTGTCGCTGTGCCTCGGAACTGGCAATCACGGCATCCTGCACGATCCCGGCCTCAAAACCTTGCTCCAGAAGGGTCTCGATCATCGTCTGCGCCGTCTCGGCAGTGTCGGAGGTCGAGACGTCGATCAGCGCATACCAGGGATGCGGCGTTTCCAGGGGATCGCGGACGCCGGGAATGTGCTTTGCTGTAAACTCGATACCGATGCGTGGCATCAGCTCGAAACCGGTCAGCGCGCTGCCGCAAAGGGTCGAAGCGCGGTCGAAAAGCGTCAAGGCATCCGCCGGTGAATTCAATCCCGCAAATGCGACCTGATGGCCGCGCGGTTTCGGAAAGAGTTTCAGCACCGCACCTGTGATCACGCCAAGCGTACCTTCGGAGCCGATGAACAGGTCGCGCAGATCGTAACCGGTATTGTCCTTCTTCAGTCGGCGCAAGCCGTTCCAGATTTCGCCGGTCGGCAGAACGACCTCCAGACCGAGGCAAAGCTGGCGCATGTTGCCATAGGCCAAAACCGCCGTGCCGCCTGCATTGGTGGCGAGGTTGCCGCCGATGCGGCACGAGCCCTGCGAACCCAGCGACAGCGGAAAGATGCGCTCCACCTTGTCGGCGGCCTGATGGACGCTGTCGAGAATGCAGCCGCCATCCACCACGATGACATTGGCGACTGGATCGATATCGCGAACGCTGTTCATGCGCTCCAGCGATAGAATGACGTCGCTGGCATCGCCGCGTGGCGTCTGCCCGCCCACAAGGCCGGTATTGCCGGTCTGTGGAACGATGGCCGTACCGGTTTCGCTGGCAAGCTTCATGATGGCTGCGACCTCTTCCGTCGTGGCCGGTTTCAGCAGCAGCGGCGAGCTGCCCTTGTAAAGGCCACGATTTTCCACGAGATGCGGCGCCAGCTCTGAGGGATCGCGTAGAGCGTTCTTCTCCCCGACAATGGTCACGAAACGCTGCAACAGGTCATCGGGCAAAGCGGTCATCGTCATGAAGTCCTTATGGTGATGCGTCAGGGGCGGGGGGCTGCGGCGCGAGACAGCCGGTCGTTGATGGCTTCGCCAAGCCCGGTATTGGGGATGGGCGTAATGGCGATGAGGCTTGCGCCGCTGGCATCGGCGATTTTGAGATGGTCGAAGAGATTGGCAGCGGCTTCGGCCAGATCGGCAGCGGTGCTCAGATCAAGAATAATGGCCGCGTTTTCGTCACCCTCCACACGGCGGCCACCGAAACGGATCAGGGCCTCGCCAGCCTCCACGGAAACGGCGTTTAGCCGCACGGCAGCGCCTGGCGCATAATGAGAGGCCAGCATGCCGGGCGCTTCGATGGTGGCGGATGCCGTTTGCGGGCGGATCAGCGCCACGCCGGTCACCCGCTCAATATCCTCGGCAACCAGCCCTCCGGGCCGCAACAGCCGCACGGCGCCGTCAGCCTCGACCTTGACGATGGTGGATTCGACACCGACAGGTGCCGCGCCGCCATCGAGAATGAGGCTGATGCGCGCACCCAGATCGGCCTCGACATGGGCCGCGCTGGTGGAACTGATCTTGCCGGAACTGTTGGCGCTGGGTGCCGCCAGCGGCTTGCCGAAAGCACCGATCAACTCGGCCGCAAAGCCTTGGGGAATGCGGATGCCAACGGTATCAAGCCCCGCCGTTGCCAGCGAATGAATTGGGCTGCCTCGACGCAGCGGCAAAATGAGGGTCAGCGGACCTGGCCAGAATGCCTGCGCCAGTTTGCGCGAGATGGGATCGAAGGTGGCGTATTCCTCAGCCATCTCAACGCTGGCCATATGGCAGATCAACGGATTGAACTGCGGGCGGCCCTTGGTCTCGTAAATACGGGTAATGGCACCGGGGTTGGTCGCATCCGCAGCAAGGCCATAGACCGTCTCGGTGGGAATGGCGACGGGATGGCCAGACGACAACACCGCCACGGCGTCCCGAAGCGCCGTTTCCCTGTCTTGGTCGATGTCGATATGACGAGCCATTGCTGCTGCACCCTGTGGCGCGCGTCGCCTGAAAGCGCCGCACGGTTTTGCGCGGCATGCTTTAGAGGTTTTCGGGAGGGTTGGAAAGCCATATGCCGTTCACCGCGGGGCGATGATGCCGAGGTGACTTCTCGGGCAAGATCAGATGCTGCGGATGAACTTGCGCATCTCGCTGGAGCGTGTGCCGAGCATCAGCACATTTTTCAGTGCGATCTTCGGGTCGTGGGTGCGGAACAGCAAGCCATCGCGGTGGATGGTCTTGTCGATCTTCACCGACCTGTCCCCTGCCACATCCATCGCAACCGCAAAATACATTCGGGAATGGCGCGAATCGATGTTTTCGAAAAACGCACCCTCGCCGCACAGTTCAGAAAAGAAGTTTGCGAAGTAGAACGACCAGATGACCGGATTGCGCAAATCGAAACTGGTGCGCGATGCCGTGACGTGGCAGTAGCCGAGATGCGGGCTCTCATCGATGGTGCGGTGAAACACCATGTTGGGAAAGCGAATGGAGCTGTGAAAGCTGTTCAGCCGCGAATAGGTCAGTTCTCCGGCAGCCTGAAGCTTGCGGCCTGTAATGTCCGCGACCTGGTCATGGGTGAGATAACGCGGCTCCGGCGGTAGCCATTTCTGCTCATAACGGGCAATTCTGCCGGTGCGCAGGAAATCCGAATGGGCCGTTTTCGTGCGTGCAGGAGCCGCCGAGCGCGCGCTCGCATCGAAGTAGCGGATCTGTGTTCCCTTTTCCATCGGAGAACTCCTGTTGCCGATCTGATCTTTTTTTACGGCAAGGGAGTTAAAATTTCCTTGTCGCGGCATGACAAGCGTTAATGATTGCAAAGTGCTACGATTGCGTCATATTGCGACGGATTTTATCGCTGGAACGGCAATAAGCCTCTGTTTTGGAATTAGAATAACCCTTTGTCGCCATTCTGCGACATGTCGCAAATTGTCGCCAATGCGGAAGCCGATGTCGCTCTATGTGGTGCTGAAAAGGGGCGTCAGTGGTTAGATCATTTTCACACACGCGGCGCATGCCAGTCGATCCAGCCGCGACTTTTCGAGGACATGGCCATGGATTTGCGTGAAACCGTACTGCGCCAACTGAAAAACCGCCGCGAGGGCTTCACTCTGGAGCAGCCCTTCTATGTCGATCAGGACTATTTCAAGCTGGATATGGAAAATATCTGGTACCGGGACTGGTTGTTCGTGGCGCATGATTGCGAGGTGCCCAAAACCGGCGCCTACACGACGGTACAGATCGGCGACTACGCCATCGTCATCGTTCGCGGCAAGGATGGCGTTATCAGAGCATTCCACAATTCATGCCGCCATCGTGGCTCGCGCGTCTGCACCAGCCAGAAGGGACAGTCTGCCCGTCTCGTCTGTCCCTACCACCAGTGGACCTATGATCTGGATGGCAAGCTTCTGTTTGCACGCCACATGGGCGATGACTTCGACAAGGGTGATTTCGGCCTGAAGCCGATTGCCTGCGAATCCGTTGCCGGATACGTCTTCATCTGTCTGGCTGAGCAGCCGCTCGATTTCGCGCCTGTGCGCGCCGAGATCGAATCCTACATGGCCCCGCACCGGGTCTGGGAAGCGAAGGTCGCCCATGAGAGCACGATCATCGAAAAGGGCAACTGGAAGCTCGTTTGGGAAAACAATCGCGAGTGCTATCACTGCGCCGCTAACCACCCCGAGCTTTGCCGCACCTATCCTGAAAACCCCAGTGTCACCGGTACCGATGGCGGGGCAAGCGACCCGGAAATCGGCGGCCACTGGGCGCGCTGCGAAGCTGCCGGTCTGCCCAGCCGCTTCAAGATCGATCCCACCGGCCAATTCCGCGTGGCGCGCATGCCGCTGATCGGCGATGCCGAAAGCTACACCATGTCCGGCAAGCGCGCGGTACGCCGTCCGCTCTCCGATGATGTGACCATCGACCATATCGGCACGCTGCTTCTGTTCCACTACCCCACGACATGGAACCACTTCCTTGGCGACCACCTGATTTCCTTCCGCGTGATACCGCTGGGCCCGCAGGAAACGCAGGTCACGACCAAGTGGCTGGTGCACAAGGATGCGGTGGAAGGCGTCGATTACAATCTCGAAGACCTGACCCATGTCTGGAACGAGACCAACGATCAGGACCGCCGCATCGTCGAGGAAAACGCCTTCGGCATTCGCTCGCCCGCCTATGAGCCCGGCCCGTATTCGATGGAAGACGAGGGCGGCGTCATGCAGTTTGTGAACTGGTATTCCGATTTCATGATCGACCGTCTGTCCGGCGATAAACAGAAACTGTCGGCGGTTGCATGACATCGATGACCATGACGACGACGTACAAGCACATCGATGAAATGAAGCCGTGGAGCGATAAGCTCCACATGCTGGAATGTATTTCGGTCACGCCCGAAACACCGGATGTGATGACGTTTCTGTTTCGCTCAGAAGGTCCCAACTGGTTTCGATACCTGCCGGGCCAGTTCGTGACGCTGGAACTGCCGGTGGGGCCGGAGCCGCTGTTTCGCACCTACACGTTGTCATCAAGCCCGTCTCGACCCTATGCGCTGGCTGTCACGGTCAAGGCGCAGGCCACCAGCGTTGGAACGCGCTGGATGTTCAACAACCTCAAGCCTGGCATGCGCATCCGTGCGCTGGGGCCGCTGGGCGACTTTTCCTATGTGCGTCATCCCGGCGAGAAGTATCTGTTCATCTCGGCAGGCTCTGGCGTTACGCCGATGATGTCGATGGTGCGCGATATGAGCGACCGGGCACCGCAGAGCGACATCTCGTTCATCAACTGCTCGCGGTCCCCCTCAGACATTGTTTTCCGGCACGAACTGGAATATCTCGCCCGCTTCATGCCCAATCTGTCGCTGGGTTTCATCGTCGAGAATTGCGGTCGCACCGATCTCTGGTCGGGCCTAAAGGGCATGGTAGACAAGGCCAAGATCGCGCTGCTGTCGCATGATTTCATGGATCGCACCGTGTTCTGCTGCGGGCCGGAGCCGTTTATGGCCGCCATCCGCTCCATGCTGGATGCCTCGGACTTCGATATGTCGCGCTACCATCAGGAGAGCTTCTCTCCGGCCATGCCCGTTGCCGTCGGCGAGAGCGATTTGCCTGACGATGGCGAAGTGCTGGCTAAGATCGGTTTCACCCTGTCCGGCATGGACGTGCCATGCCAGCCGGGCCAGACGATTTTGATGACGGCGCGTGCCGCTGGCGTGCGCATCGGTGCTGCCTGCGAATCCGGCATCTGCGGCACCTGCCGCGTTTTGAAGATATCGGGCGAAGTTGAGATGAACCATAATGGTGGCATTCTCGATGAAGATATCGAGGAAGGTTATATTCTCGCCTGCTGCTCGCGCCCGCTGACGGATGTCAAAGTAGAGGCATAAATATACTTGGTTGCACTTCGCGTGGAACCAACACCCCGTTTTCCCGTTATTTGCCTATCGAAGCGCGGTTTCAACGCGTAGTGTAAAAAACGGAGGAAATTCATGCTGAATTTGCGCAAGACGAGCGTTGCGACCGCTCTGGTCATGCTTTTGACAAGCTTCACGCCGTCCCAGGCCTTTCAGGTCCCAATCCCAGCGCCAAAGCCGATCGCAGCACAGTCGAGCAACGTCGTAGACGTTCAGTACCGCGAATGGGACCGTCGTCATTACCGTAATGGACGTGATTTCCGCCGTGACCGCGACTTCCGCCGTCAGGGCTACTACAACGGCCACCGTGGCTACCGCGACCGTCGTCCAGGATATCGCCAGCACAATGGCTACTGGTTCCCGCTCGCAGCCTTCGCAACTGGTGCCATCATCGGCGGTGCGATGCAGCAGCAGACGCGTCCAGCCTATGGCAGCAGCCACCAGCAATATTGTGCCAATCGCTGGAGATCGTACCGCGCGTATGACAACACGTATCAGCCAAACAATGGCCCGCGCAGACAGTGCGTTTCGCCATAAGCTGATAGTTCCCAATATGCCCGGCGCAAGCCGGGCTTACTGCGTTTGATTTATTGAGACCGCATCAAGTACCTGTGATCGCATTGTTAATGCTGGGTTCAGCTAGCCGTTCCTATGCTACATAACATATAAATACCTCACCCTGTGTGAGATGAAATAAACAAGAAAACGTCGTCGTTGTTCACAATGAGCCGGAAGAGTAACCGGACGTGGATGGAGGAAATCAGATGCAAAACTATATGAAAACACTCTGGGCTGCCGGTTTCGCAGCATTGACTGCGGCAGGTGCCGTCGTACCAGCGCAGGCCATGCCGATGACAATCAATCCGCCTGTGGTCGATAAGGCCAATGACGGCGTCGTCAACGTGCAGTATTGGCGCGACCGCGGCTATGGTCGTGATTACGGCGGCGGCTATTATCGTGGCCATCGCGGATACCGCGACTACCGTCCCGGTTATCGCCACCACAACGGTTACTGGTTCCCGCTGGCTGCCTTCGGCGCTGGTGCGATCATCGGTGGTGCGCTTGCCCAGCCACGTGAAGTCTACCGTCCCGTTCCGGAATACCGTCCTCGCCCAGTATACCGCGAGTACCGCCCGACACGCCGCGCTGGCGTCAGCCAGAGCCATGTGAACTGGTGCTTCGGTCGCTACCGTTCGTATGATGCCTATAGCAACACGTTCCAGCCTTACAACGGCCCACGTCAGACCTGCTATTCGCCTTATGGCTGATATATTGACAGTGTGAAATGACAAACGCCGTCCGGCTCCAAACGGGCGGCGTTTTTGCGTTTAGAGAATACCGGCTCGGCGCAAGACCACCCAGGCGAACAAAATCGAAGCGACGATGAAGCTCGCCGCGTAGACCGTGCCGCTGGTGCCTTCGGTAAAGGGCAGCGCGCCCGTGTTCATGCCGAAAAAGCCCGTGACCAACGTGGGCGGCAAGAGAAACGCCGTCATCAGCGACAGGATATAGAGATGTCGGTTGGTTTCGGAGGATAGTTTCGAGTCCACTTCTTCATGCAGCAGCCGAGCCCTCTCTTGAAGCGCATAAACGTCGTGATCGATGGATTCCAGACGACCGGTCAGCCGGGCCGCGATATCTTCGAAACCGAAGGGCATCTCCTCCTCATCGGCCGCAGACGCTCTCCGCATCAAAGTCAGCACCGTGCGCAGATGCCGGTGGAGGCGCACCACGGTGCGCCGGACAGGGGCCAACCGGCGG from the Agrobacterium vaccinii genome contains:
- a CDS encoding L-threonylcarbamoyladenylate synthase, with the protein product MARHIDIDQDRETALRDAVAVLSSGHPVAIPTETVYGLAADATNPGAITRIYETKGRPQFNPLICHMASVEMAEEYATFDPISRKLAQAFWPGPLTLILPLRRGSPIHSLATAGLDTVGIRIPQGFAAELIGAFGKPLAAPSANSSGKISSTSAAHVEADLGARISLILDGGAAPVGVESTIVKVEADGAVRLLRPGGLVAEDIERVTGVALIRPQTASATIEAPGMLASHYAPGAAVRLNAVSVEAGEALIRFGGRRVEGDENAAIILDLSTAADLAEAAANLFDHLKIADASGASLIAITPIPNTGLGEAINDRLSRAAAPRP
- a CDS encoding hybrid-cluster NAD(P)-dependent oxidoreductase, with the translated sequence MTMTTTYKHIDEMKPWSDKLHMLECISVTPETPDVMTFLFRSEGPNWFRYLPGQFVTLELPVGPEPLFRTYTLSSSPSRPYALAVTVKAQATSVGTRWMFNNLKPGMRIRALGPLGDFSYVRHPGEKYLFISAGSGVTPMMSMVRDMSDRAPQSDISFINCSRSPSDIVFRHELEYLARFMPNLSLGFIVENCGRTDLWSGLKGMVDKAKIALLSHDFMDRTVFCCGPEPFMAAIRSMLDASDFDMSRYHQESFSPAMPVAVGESDLPDDGEVLAKIGFTLSGMDVPCQPGQTILMTARAAGVRIGAACESGICGTCRVLKISGEVEMNHNGGILDEDIEEGYILACCSRPLTDVKVEA
- a CDS encoding DUF6656 family protein, which gives rise to MEKGTQIRYFDASARSAAPARTKTAHSDFLRTGRIARYEQKWLPPEPRYLTHDQVADITGRKLQAAGELTYSRLNSFHSSIRFPNMVFHRTIDESPHLGYCHVTASRTSFDLRNPVIWSFYFANFFSELCGEGAFFENIDSRHSRMYFAVAMDVAGDRSVKIDKTIHRDGLLFRTHDPKIALKNVLMLGTRSSEMRKFIRSI
- a CDS encoding BA14K family protein, with translation MQNYMKTLWAAGFAALTAAGAVVPAQAMPMTINPPVVDKANDGVVNVQYWRDRGYGRDYGGGYYRGHRGYRDYRPGYRHHNGYWFPLAAFGAGAIIGGALAQPREVYRPVPEYRPRPVYREYRPTRRAGVSQSHVNWCFGRYRSYDAYSNTFQPYNGPRQTCYSPYG
- a CDS encoding FAD-binding oxidoreductase: MTMTALPDDLLQRFVTIVGEKNALRDPSELAPHLVENRGLYKGSSPLLLKPATTEEVAAIMKLASETGTAIVPQTGNTGLVGGQTPRGDASDVILSLERMNSVRDIDPVANVIVVDGGCILDSVHQAADKVERIFPLSLGSQGSCRIGGNLATNAGGTAVLAYGNMRQLCLGLEVVLPTGEIWNGLRRLKKDNTGYDLRDLFIGSEGTLGVITGAVLKLFPKPRGHQVAFAGLNSPADALTLFDRASTLCGSALTGFELMPRIGIEFTAKHIPGVRDPLETPHPWYALIDVSTSDTAETAQTMIETLLEQGFEAGIVQDAVIASSEAQRQALWHMRESMSDAQKPEGGSIKHDVSVPVSKIPEFMAEAEAGVLQAIPGARICAFGHLGDGNIHYNISQPVGADKAQFIERWRDINHIVHGIVLSHGGSISAEHGIGQLKRDELASIRPGIEMELMHRIKTAFDPAGIMNPGKVVQI
- a CDS encoding aromatic ring-hydroxylating oxygenase subunit alpha — protein: MDLRETVLRQLKNRREGFTLEQPFYVDQDYFKLDMENIWYRDWLFVAHDCEVPKTGAYTTVQIGDYAIVIVRGKDGVIRAFHNSCRHRGSRVCTSQKGQSARLVCPYHQWTYDLDGKLLFARHMGDDFDKGDFGLKPIACESVAGYVFICLAEQPLDFAPVRAEIESYMAPHRVWEAKVAHESTIIEKGNWKLVWENNRECYHCAANHPELCRTYPENPSVTGTDGGASDPEIGGHWARCEAAGLPSRFKIDPTGQFRVARMPLIGDAESYTMSGKRAVRRPLSDDVTIDHIGTLLLFHYPTTWNHFLGDHLISFRVIPLGPQETQVTTKWLVHKDAVEGVDYNLEDLTHVWNETNDQDRRIVEENAFGIRSPAYEPGPYSMEDEGGVMQFVNWYSDFMIDRLSGDKQKLSAVA
- a CDS encoding BA14K family protein, with protein sequence MLNLRKTSVATALVMLLTSFTPSQAFQVPIPAPKPIAAQSSNVVDVQYREWDRRHYRNGRDFRRDRDFRRQGYYNGHRGYRDRRPGYRQHNGYWFPLAAFATGAIIGGAMQQQTRPAYGSSHQQYCANRWRSYRAYDNTYQPNNGPRRQCVSP